DNA from Luteolibacter yonseiensis:
CTACGACGACATCAACGTCACCCCGATGGTGGACCTCTATCTGGTGCTGCTGCTCATCTTCATCATCATGACCACGGCGGGCGTGCAGGGGGTGAAGGTGAACCTGCCGAGCGCGAGCAAGGCGTCCTCGCCCAAGCTGGAGGCGCCCAAGACGCAGGCCATCACCATCGACAACCAGGGCAACATCAAGCTCAACACGTTCACCGTCACGCTGGCGGACCTGGAGACCAAGCTCGCCGCCATCAAGGCCGCCACGCCGG
Protein-coding regions in this window:
- a CDS encoding ExbD/TolR family protein; this translates as MASADDKSYDDINVTPMVDLYLVLLLIFIIMTTAGVQGVKVNLPSASKASSPKLEAPKTQAITIDNQGNIKLNTFTVTLADLETKLAAIKAATPEVPVVVRGDRASQYQGVMDVLDVLGRVGITQIGLATQPPK